From the genome of Adhaeribacter pallidiroseus:
ATGTTTCCGACTTTATACACTAACCGTTTACTACTCCGGCAAATAACACCCACCGATATTGATCAAGTTTTCAAAGGGTTGTCCCACCCGGAAGTTACGCAATATTACGGCGTATCGTACCAGACCTTAGCCGCTACCCAGGCCCAAATAAACTGGTATTATGCCCTGTATGCGCAACAAACCGGTATTTGGTGGGGCTTGTGCAAACCCGATAATTTAGAATTGTTCGGCGCCTGTGGTTTTAATAATCTATCGCGCCAACATAGTAAGGCTGAGTTAGGTTTCTGGCTTTTACCCGAATACTGGAATCAAGGAATTATGTACGAAGCGGTAGATGCCTGCATTCATTTTATATTCAACGAAGTTTGTGTGCACCGACTGGAAGCGTACGTAGAAACCCCCAATCTGGCTTCGGCGGCATTGCTTAACAAACTTCATTTTCAACAAGAAGGTACGTTTCGGGATTACGAATATAAAAACGGGCGATACATAAACCTGGCCCTTTACGCGCGTTTGGGCACCGATTAATTTTTTAAAACCAGGAAATACTTTTAGCAGAGCCTTATTTTACGACTCTAACTCGTATTTTAGCTGTATGATTAAAACTTTTATCGGGTTGGTTTTAGGGTTACTTCCCCTGAATCTATTAGCGCAGGCATATTGGCAACAAGAGGTAAATTATACGATACAGGTTACTCTCAACGATCAGCAACACACCCTTACGGCTACTGAAGAAATAGAGTATACCAACCATTCGCCGGACCAGCTTTCCTTTATTTATTTTCATTTATGGCCAAACGCTTACCAAAACAGGCAAACGGCTTTGGGTAAGCAACTGTTGCAACAGAATAAATCCGACTTTTTTTTCGCCGCACCGGATCAAAGAGGTTATATCACTGGTTTAGATTTTAAAATAAACGGCCAGCTGGTAAAAGTAGAGCCAGATCCTAAGCATTTGGATATTTGTAAACTTTTGCTTCCAGCTCCTCTCTTACCAAACCAAAGCATCACTATTACTACGCCTTTCACGGTAAAACTACCCAACTCTTTTTCCCGGCTCGGGCATTTGGGTCAGTCGTACCAGATTACGCAATGGTTTCCGAAACCAGCG
Proteins encoded in this window:
- a CDS encoding GNAT family N-acetyltransferase, with protein sequence MFPTLYTNRLLLRQITPTDIDQVFKGLSHPEVTQYYGVSYQTLAATQAQINWYYALYAQQTGIWWGLCKPDNLELFGACGFNNLSRQHSKAELGFWLLPEYWNQGIMYEAVDACIHFIFNEVCVHRLEAYVETPNLASAALLNKLHFQQEGTFRDYEYKNGRYINLALYARLGTD